One Acinetobacter colistiniresistens DNA segment encodes these proteins:
- a CDS encoding FimV domain-containing protein has protein sequence MSTIIIVLLVIVLVVAIVLKKRESSQANATPKKGATKATKKTATKTASRTTLVREEQELAPQVTTAISESLRQQLEQQIQSGHFQSAEAQINQALKQDNSQHELYLFLLDIHLKQKDDLAIDQLIKHIHALKLEDIAQAAETKHREYEQNKQPDSLEFNLASHSFQQTPASEPQAQSKVADFDALVQTPATQSFDNLQSEYVAPAIEEPKPAEPVPEVQPLDFNFSFEQKTAVEPAPTPPAETPESKAQQPLEFSFNLEPTSPNTEEAKVEEAKPELDFNFANLELASQHTAEKAPVEEAAPSLDFNFEPALEKTEQPAPLETTEFSFDLAEPAKVETQPEVIAAVTAPRPATTVHDPLAQSFPDLQQLDEAQLNLELAAQYIELGAYDSARELLKNTPSLNSAQQQQAENLLNKIAS, from the coding sequence ATGTCAACGATAATTATTGTACTGCTGGTCATTGTACTGGTCGTTGCGATCGTTTTAAAAAAACGTGAAAGCAGTCAAGCCAATGCAACACCGAAAAAAGGTGCGACGAAAGCCACTAAAAAAACCGCAACAAAAACGGCTTCACGCACCACGCTGGTTCGTGAGGAGCAAGAACTTGCCCCTCAAGTCACAACTGCAATTTCTGAAAGCCTACGCCAACAACTTGAACAGCAAATTCAAAGTGGTCATTTTCAGTCTGCCGAAGCACAAATCAATCAGGCTTTAAAACAAGATAACTCTCAGCATGAGCTCTATCTGTTTTTATTGGATATCCATTTAAAGCAAAAAGATGATCTAGCAATCGATCAGTTGATCAAGCACATTCATGCCTTAAAACTAGAAGATATTGCACAAGCGGCTGAAACAAAACATCGAGAATACGAACAGAATAAACAGCCCGATTCACTCGAATTTAATTTAGCTTCACATAGCTTTCAACAAACACCTGCTTCAGAACCGCAGGCCCAGAGTAAGGTCGCTGACTTCGATGCTTTAGTGCAAACACCCGCAACACAATCATTTGACAACTTACAGTCAGAATATGTTGCTCCCGCAATCGAAGAACCCAAGCCAGCCGAGCCTGTGCCAGAAGTTCAACCACTGGACTTTAATTTTTCCTTCGAGCAGAAAACAGCTGTTGAGCCTGCGCCTACGCCTCCTGCTGAAACACCTGAAAGTAAAGCACAGCAACCACTTGAGTTTTCTTTTAACTTAGAGCCAACATCGCCCAATACGGAAGAAGCGAAAGTTGAGGAAGCAAAACCTGAACTGGATTTTAACTTTGCCAATTTAGAGCTGGCATCACAACACACTGCAGAAAAAGCACCTGTTGAAGAAGCTGCGCCAAGTTTAGATTTTAATTTTGAACCTGCCCTAGAAAAAACTGAACAACCCGCGCCACTTGAAACAACAGAATTTTCATTTGACCTTGCAGAACCTGCCAAAGTTGAAACACAACCCGAGGTTATCGCTGCTGTTACTGCACCTAGACCTGCCACTACGGTTCATGACCCATTGGCACAGTCATTCCCTGATCTGCAACAGCTTGATGAAGCACAGCTGAATTTAGAACTTGCAGCGCAGTATATTGAACTGGGTGCTTATGACTCTGCCCGAGAATTATTAAAAAACACACCGTCGTTGAATTCAGCGCAACAACAACAGGCAGAAAATTTACTGAATAAAATAGCTTCCTGA
- a CDS encoding LpxL/LpxP family acyltransferase: MSQKQPYTPGEFQWEFLLPKYWKIWIAITFLMLLAVLPWAIQWRLAHGLAALCWRLLKSRRKTTLRNLELCFPEWSPAEVEAQAKQVFVDMMLGVFETLNAWYCPKWFKGRHSVEGLEHITHAQAQGKGVLLLGTHSTLLDAGGYISAQYFEPDVVYRPQNNPLLDMLIYRCRATIYQHQIDHDDMRGLIRRLKDGGAIWYSPDQDFGLKQGVMAPFFGVPAATVTAHRRLLKISKAVAVPLYFYRYGDIRNPQYKVLIEPMVENMPSEDEVDDAVRVNQIIEAQLRIAPTQWMWFHRRFKTRAEGYDKIY, translated from the coding sequence ATGAGTCAAAAACAGCCTTATACCCCTGGCGAATTTCAATGGGAATTTCTCTTACCCAAGTATTGGAAAATCTGGATCGCCATTACTTTTTTAATGCTATTGGCCGTCTTACCTTGGGCAATTCAGTGGCGCTTGGCTCATGGCTTGGCGGCTTTGTGTTGGCGCCTCCTTAAATCACGCCGTAAAACCACACTTCGGAATTTAGAACTCTGTTTCCCAGAGTGGTCTCCTGCGGAAGTTGAAGCACAAGCCAAACAGGTGTTTGTGGATATGATGCTGGGGGTATTTGAAACCCTGAATGCATGGTACTGTCCAAAGTGGTTTAAAGGTCGCCACAGTGTTGAAGGCTTAGAACATATCACCCATGCACAGGCGCAAGGCAAAGGCGTATTATTACTCGGTACACACAGTACTTTGCTCGATGCAGGCGGTTATATTTCAGCTCAATACTTTGAACCTGATGTCGTATACCGACCACAGAATAATCCGCTGTTAGATATGCTGATTTATCGTTGCCGCGCGACGATTTATCAACATCAGATTGACCACGATGACATGCGTGGCTTAATTCGTCGCCTCAAAGACGGCGGTGCAATCTGGTACAGCCCAGATCAGGATTTTGGTTTAAAACAAGGCGTGATGGCGCCCTTCTTTGGAGTGCCGGCAGCAACCGTAACGGCCCACCGCCGTTTGTTAAAAATATCAAAAGCCGTCGCAGTTCCCTTGTATTTTTACCGTTATGGCGATATTCGCAATCCGCAATATAAAGTGTTGATTGAGCCAATGGTGGAAAATATGCCAAGTGAAGATGAAGTGGATGATGCAGTTCGCGTCAATCAGATTATTGAAGCACAACTGCGCATCGCACCCACCCAATGGATGTGGTTCCACCGTCGTTTTAAAACCCGTGCCGAAGGTTACGACAAAATTTATTAA
- a CDS encoding cupin-like domain-containing protein, producing the protein MDAQQNLARQFSALPEAWRAWLEENLARGCAPIDLVNILLREGLIDLNKDFSASTQAEEQHYRELEQAAAANPTQLNSVFPPEQKKWLAQAVLDGLSKADIYQTLSQQGLSEIDIALEWVQLKQHPYFQIAQEQHFLLKKRNWLLDTLDRFARLNPDYQQIKRISKPTFSEFIQDYYSRNLPVILTDAIQHWPALHKWSPQYFKQTVGTQEVEVQFNREQDPLFERNSTQHKTKMQMHDFVDLVEQSQHSNNFYMTANNAKASHASLAALFQDIDHFHGYTDHTQVYDRSFIWFGPKGTFTPLHHDLTNNVLVQIYGRKKVTLIPALQTPHLYNDVAVFSRIADPHQPNLVEAFPDFIHSNKIECILNEGESLFIPLGWWHCVESLDISMSVSFTHFNIDNGGAESFPSPS; encoded by the coding sequence ATGGATGCTCAACAGAACTTAGCAAGACAATTCAGTGCTTTACCTGAAGCATGGCGTGCATGGTTAGAGGAGAATTTAGCGCGCGGTTGTGCTCCGATCGACTTAGTCAATATTTTGTTGCGTGAAGGTTTAATTGACCTGAATAAAGATTTCTCTGCTTCAACACAGGCTGAAGAGCAACATTACAGGGAACTTGAACAGGCCGCAGCAGCAAACCCAACCCAACTCAACAGTGTGTTTCCTCCTGAACAAAAGAAATGGCTGGCTCAGGCGGTACTCGATGGTTTAAGTAAAGCGGATATTTATCAAACTTTAAGCCAACAAGGACTGAGTGAAATTGATATTGCGCTGGAATGGGTGCAACTCAAGCAACATCCTTATTTTCAAATTGCTCAAGAACAACATTTTCTGCTCAAAAAACGCAATTGGCTCTTGGATACCCTCGATCGTTTTGCCCGTTTAAATCCTGACTATCAGCAGATTAAGCGAATTTCAAAACCTACCTTCTCAGAATTTATTCAAGATTATTACAGCCGTAACCTCCCTGTGATTTTGACCGATGCCATCCAACATTGGCCTGCTTTGCACAAATGGTCGCCCCAATATTTCAAACAAACTGTCGGTACACAAGAAGTCGAAGTCCAATTCAATCGGGAACAAGACCCTTTATTTGAACGAAATTCAACTCAACATAAAACCAAGATGCAGATGCATGACTTTGTCGATTTAGTCGAGCAGAGCCAACATTCCAATAATTTTTATATGACCGCAAACAATGCCAAGGCCAGCCACGCCAGTCTAGCAGCTTTGTTTCAGGATATTGATCATTTTCATGGCTATACTGACCATACTCAGGTCTATGATCGTAGCTTCATCTGGTTCGGGCCCAAAGGGACATTTACGCCTCTACATCATGACTTAACCAATAACGTTCTGGTGCAAATTTATGGGCGGAAAAAAGTTACCCTGATTCCAGCCTTACAAACACCGCATCTCTATAATGATGTGGCCGTATTTAGTAGAATTGCCGATCCTCATCAACCCAATTTAGTTGAAGCATTCCCTGATTTTATCCATAGCAATAAAATCGAATGCATCCTGAACGAAGGGGAATCCTTGTTCATTCCGCTGGGTTGGTGGCATTGTGTCGAAAGTCTAGATATTTCGATGAGTGTTTCTTTTACTCATTTTAATATCGATAATGGGGGCGCTGAATCGTTCCCATCTCCAAGCTGA
- a CDS encoding FimV/HubP-related protein, whose amino-acid sequence MTVYNKLKIAILAILSSQHLYAITLDPLQIQSAPGELLYAEMGFHQADNNSKLEVSLATPEDLLMLGAAHQPPSSLNFFTRRNNQGEGVIVITSSRPMTDTELNIIVKIQEGGASHLKHIRQPMRQIAKAPLAKNTNEKSLTPQFIVSEKDIALNLPESTRFNVANAGPQEVNKKQETLLNAPFALPPVLETSKSSASVPEVSAVSIAAPVQVQTTAHSAAVPQPAMPAPDKVKQQPEAAPLKQETAQTANAATHSKPNTALDEELKAAPIKPTETKEKNKIADQVKETAKTVKKKTPATPAPDTEKNQQHVVQRNESLWSIAQRIAGQTQQPVAQVMNQIKLQNEHAFIGGNANRLRQGSHLNFNLSATSAQQNKNSNQIAAQTQRPVTGKAKYRLQQAEMSLVAESNQDASTGSAKKDTLQQKTSADLSLKVMTAREKTVTLQRNVTQLESALRQKEQRIQLLNARLAELQDQLKAQQQTKKPTH is encoded by the coding sequence ATGACTGTTTATAACAAATTAAAAATTGCCATTTTAGCCATACTTTCATCGCAACATCTTTATGCAATTACACTTGATCCATTACAAATCCAGTCTGCACCTGGTGAATTACTGTATGCGGAAATGGGCTTTCACCAAGCCGATAACAACTCGAAATTAGAGGTGAGTCTAGCAACCCCAGAAGATTTACTGATGCTTGGTGCTGCACATCAGCCACCATCTAGTCTTAATTTTTTTACCCGTCGAAATAATCAGGGTGAAGGTGTGATTGTGATCACCTCTTCACGCCCCATGACGGATACCGAACTGAATATTATTGTAAAAATTCAAGAAGGCGGCGCATCTCATTTAAAACATATCCGCCAGCCGATGCGTCAAATTGCAAAAGCACCCTTAGCCAAAAATACCAATGAAAAATCACTGACGCCTCAATTTATTGTCAGTGAAAAAGACATCGCCTTAAATCTACCGGAAAGTACCCGCTTTAATGTCGCAAATGCAGGTCCCCAAGAAGTCAATAAAAAACAAGAAACACTTTTAAATGCCCCATTTGCACTCCCCCCTGTATTAGAAACATCAAAATCTTCTGCATCGGTACCTGAAGTGAGTGCTGTTTCAATTGCCGCACCTGTTCAAGTCCAAACAACCGCACATTCTGCAGCTGTACCACAGCCAGCAATGCCAGCCCCAGACAAAGTAAAACAGCAACCAGAAGCAGCCCCTCTCAAGCAAGAAACCGCTCAGACTGCGAATGCTGCAACCCACAGCAAACCCAATACGGCATTGGATGAAGAACTGAAAGCAGCTCCAATCAAGCCAACGGAAACCAAAGAAAAAAATAAAATAGCAGATCAGGTCAAAGAAACGGCCAAAACGGTCAAAAAGAAGACTCCTGCAACCCCAGCACCAGACACTGAAAAAAATCAACAACATGTGGTGCAGCGCAATGAATCGTTATGGAGTATTGCTCAACGTATTGCGGGACAAACGCAGCAGCCTGTTGCTCAGGTGATGAACCAAATCAAACTACAAAATGAGCATGCCTTTATTGGTGGCAATGCCAACCGACTCAGACAAGGTTCTCATTTAAACTTTAATCTTAGCGCAACATCTGCTCAGCAAAATAAAAACAGCAATCAAATTGCAGCACAAACACAGCGTCCTGTCACAGGAAAAGCCAAATATCGTTTGCAACAGGCAGAAATGTCATTGGTTGCAGAAAGTAATCAAGATGCGAGTACTGGAAGTGCCAAAAAAGACACATTACAGCAAAAAACCAGTGCTGACTTATCATTAAAAGTTATGACAGCACGGGAAAAAACCGTTACATTACAAAGAAACGTAACACAGTTAGAATCGGCACTACGTCAGAAGGAACAACGTATTCAGCTGTTAAATGCCCGGCTTGCCGAGTTACAAGATCAGTTGAAAGCGCAGCAACAAACTAAAAAGCCAACACACTAG
- the asd gene encoding aspartate-semialdehyde dehydrogenase: MKVGLVGWRGMVGSVLMQRMVEENDFAHIEPFYFSTSNAGGEAPSFGGKTAPALMDATDINSLKQMDVILTCQGGDYTSEVFPKLKAEGWNGYWIDAASTLRMADDAIIVLDPVNLNVIKDGLVNGTKTFVGGNCTVSLMLMGLGSLFQNNLVEWATSMTYQAASGAGAQNMRELITGMGYLYNNTKELLDDPKSAILDIDRQIADLQRGEGFPKANFGVPLAGSLIPYIDKQLESGQSKEEWKGQVETNKILGNQQIVPIDGHCVRIGAMRCHSQAITLKLKKDVALDEIEDMIRHSSQWAKVVPNTREASMTDLTPVAVTGTLTVPVGRLRKLNMGKEYLGAFTVGDQLLWGAAEPLRRMLRILVEYKNA; the protein is encoded by the coding sequence ATGAAAGTAGGTCTGGTCGGTTGGCGTGGGATGGTGGGTTCTGTCCTGATGCAACGTATGGTTGAAGAGAATGATTTTGCTCATATTGAGCCATTCTATTTCTCTACCAGTAATGCAGGTGGTGAAGCACCTTCATTTGGTGGTAAGACTGCCCCAGCACTTATGGATGCAACGGACATTAACAGTCTGAAGCAAATGGATGTCATTTTAACCTGCCAAGGTGGTGATTATACCTCTGAAGTTTTTCCAAAGCTGAAAGCTGAGGGTTGGAATGGTTACTGGATTGATGCAGCATCAACACTGCGTATGGCAGATGATGCGATTATCGTTCTTGATCCAGTCAACTTAAACGTGATCAAAGATGGTTTAGTCAATGGCACTAAAACTTTCGTGGGCGGTAACTGTACCGTTTCATTGATGTTGATGGGCTTAGGTTCACTGTTCCAAAATAATTTAGTGGAATGGGCAACCTCAATGACCTATCAGGCTGCATCGGGTGCAGGTGCGCAAAACATGCGTGAACTGATCACAGGTATGGGCTATTTGTATAACAATACTAAAGAATTATTGGATGATCCTAAATCTGCAATTCTTGATATTGACCGTCAAATCGCAGATTTGCAACGTGGCGAAGGCTTCCCTAAAGCTAACTTTGGCGTGCCACTGGCAGGCTCATTGATCCCTTATATCGACAAACAACTCGAAAGCGGTCAATCGAAAGAAGAATGGAAAGGTCAGGTTGAAACCAACAAGATCTTAGGCAACCAGCAGATCGTTCCGATTGACGGTCACTGTGTTCGTATCGGTGCAATGCGTTGCCACTCTCAAGCGATTACCTTGAAATTGAAAAAAGATGTTGCGCTTGATGAAATCGAAGACATGATTCGTCATTCAAGCCAATGGGCAAAAGTGGTTCCAAATACCCGTGAAGCATCAATGACTGATCTGACTCCTGTTGCCGTTACCGGTACTTTAACTGTTCCTGTCGGTCGTTTACGCAAACTCAATATGGGTAAAGAGTATCTTGGTGCATTTACAGTCGGTGACCAACTGCTTTGGGGTGCTGCTGAGCCATTGCGTCGTATGCTTCGTATTCTGGTGGAATACAAGAACGCTTAA
- a CDS encoding O-acetyl-ADP-ribose deacetylase, with the protein MKSTNIIKGDITQIVVDAIVNAANTSLLGGGGVDGAIHRQGGAAILADCQKIRAKQGGCAVGEAVVTTAGNLPAKYVIHTVGPTWVDGQHQEARLLENAYRNCFKLAEQLELEHVAFPNISTGIYRFPKQLAAEIALTTISKELSQSQFVQEVIFVCFDDENLNIYQQIKDDFNLE; encoded by the coding sequence TTGAAAAGCACCAATATTATAAAAGGTGATATTACTCAAATTGTTGTCGATGCGATTGTCAATGCAGCGAATACTTCACTATTAGGCGGTGGGGGTGTTGATGGGGCGATTCATCGGCAGGGTGGAGCTGCAATTTTGGCTGATTGTCAGAAGATTCGTGCTAAGCAAGGGGGCTGTGCTGTTGGAGAAGCTGTGGTGACGACGGCTGGAAATTTACCTGCAAAATATGTGATTCATACTGTTGGACCAACATGGGTAGATGGACAACATCAGGAAGCCAGATTGCTCGAAAATGCATATCGGAATTGCTTTAAATTGGCAGAGCAGTTGGAACTGGAGCATGTTGCCTTTCCAAATATTTCAACAGGAATCTATCGTTTCCCTAAGCAACTTGCTGCCGAAATTGCCTTAACTACAATCAGTAAAGAATTAAGTCAAAGCCAGTTTGTACAAGAAGTGATTTTTGTTTGTTTTGATGATGAAAACTTGAATATTTACCAACAAATTAAAGATGATTTTAATTTAGAGTAA
- a CDS encoding endonuclease/exonuclease/phosphatase family protein produces the protein MIGIQIGAVLVIWLSFWSLIPRDEWWIRGADFPRLQILALGIIVFFLMLFVLPNWTLSTELLFIGLVAAIAYQLKMVLPYTPLWRKQVKKVKKAQLNPEQQISLLVANVLTPNHQYHLLIEQINRLKPDLVLTLESNAAWQQALSPIEADYPFRVPVPLENLYGMHLYSRLPLNDTEVKFILSDEIPSIHTTVTLPSGVQVQLYCLHPKPPSPTEAKDSTLRDAELLIVGDQIKDIDQSCIVMGDLNDVAWSRTTRLFQRISGLLDPRVGRYFINTFHADYPLLRWSLDHIFHSTDFGLVEMKRVAHIGSDHFPVYVVLQTGRVFEQQQQALEQSVEDEQEAQEAIQEGIEKAEQEEKAVTDSLAQPHKQRMQN, from the coding sequence ATGATCGGGATTCAGATTGGTGCGGTGCTGGTGATATGGCTTTCATTTTGGTCCTTGATTCCCCGAGATGAATGGTGGATTCGAGGAGCAGATTTTCCTAGATTACAAATATTGGCATTGGGGATCATCGTATTTTTTCTGATGTTATTTGTACTCCCCAATTGGACTTTAAGTACCGAGTTGCTGTTTATAGGCTTGGTGGCGGCAATTGCCTATCAACTCAAAATGGTATTGCCTTATACACCGTTATGGCGCAAACAGGTGAAGAAAGTCAAAAAGGCACAACTCAATCCTGAGCAACAAATTTCTTTACTGGTGGCGAATGTGTTAACCCCAAACCATCAATACCATCTTTTGATTGAGCAGATTAATCGCTTGAAACCCGATTTGGTACTGACGCTTGAATCGAATGCAGCGTGGCAGCAAGCCCTTAGTCCAATTGAAGCTGATTATCCCTTCCGTGTCCCTGTACCTTTAGAAAATCTATATGGCATGCACCTGTATAGTCGTTTGCCCTTAAATGATACGGAAGTTAAATTTATTCTGAGTGATGAAATTCCATCAATTCATACCACGGTGACATTGCCTTCTGGCGTACAAGTGCAGTTGTATTGTTTACATCCCAAACCACCGAGTCCAACAGAAGCCAAAGACTCAACTTTAAGAGATGCCGAGTTGCTGATTGTAGGGGATCAGATCAAAGATATTGATCAGAGCTGTATTGTGATGGGAGATTTAAATGATGTGGCGTGGTCCAGAACAACCCGTTTATTTCAGCGCATCAGTGGTTTGCTTGATCCACGCGTCGGGCGTTATTTTATAAATACCTTTCATGCAGATTATCCGTTATTGAGATGGTCGCTGGATCATATCTTTCATAGCACTGATTTTGGGTTGGTGGAAATGAAACGCGTCGCTCATATTGGTTCAGATCATTTCCCCGTATATGTGGTCTTACAAACAGGGCGGGTGTTTGAGCAACAACAACAGGCGTTGGAGCAGTCTGTTGAGGATGAACAAGAGGCGCAAGAAGCGATACAGGAGGGGATTGAAAAGGCTGAACAAGAAGAGAAAGCAGTGACCGATTCTTTAGCTCAACCGCATAAGCAACGCATGCAAAACTGA
- a CDS encoding PT dipeptide repeat lipoprotein yields MKNIWTQLALSVTCALLVGCGSDNDRDSTPTPTPTPPTPTPPTPTPPTPTPPTPTPTPTPTPVVADRFVGSWLGGFCFEGRRSNLTVYKASDNSVRFTTETRQFEKQDCTGAVVKNYAVATDDALLTEIAATETSGTTTANRVKYSDRYRPNGIASAYAFKGDGMCAVSETASIKDIQTYMDSVDPSTVVTCYTRTNVEGYSLLKPTVAKATASYRLLDNQAAWTNFLAQANEQGSQGFALAATSLDVKKANSDFPEPKNLYIKNNASTDTYSYKIADVKTNVVANVYLFWLAEIKKQGESGFAYKSSLGEDPSNNYKYLFVKNDKKSVTYSYDNRFIVSGNANRTNILAAFNELGAQGCKLIYAGSTFTNNGTTTGTFYVPTCVNSSAHNGTYSYRYFEMPKSDAGFYDDNPTKLDVLLKQQAAEGYHLIDKDNAIQFFNTKGYLFERDSESTTSIESKVFKADAIYKLDLPSEVQNRLQDQGNLGWFINVKLGSVYSNTPTYFDLNTGVIFPN; encoded by the coding sequence ATGAAAAATATATGGACTCAACTTGCACTTAGCGTAACTTGCGCACTTTTAGTTGGTTGTGGATCTGATAATGATCGGGATTCAACCCCAACCCCAACTCCAACGCCACCAACCCCAACACCACCTACGCCGACACCACCGACCCCAACGCCTCCCACGCCAACCCCAACACCGACTCCAACGCCTGTTGTGGCGGATCGTTTTGTGGGATCTTGGTTGGGAGGCTTTTGTTTTGAAGGGCGTCGTTCAAATTTGACGGTCTATAAGGCTTCAGATAATAGTGTTCGCTTTACCACGGAAACCCGTCAGTTCGAAAAACAGGACTGTACTGGGGCTGTGGTTAAAAATTATGCAGTTGCTACGGATGATGCATTACTGACGGAGATTGCTGCGACTGAAACCAGTGGCACAACTACAGCGAACCGAGTGAAATATAGTGATCGCTACCGACCAAATGGGATTGCTTCAGCTTATGCCTTTAAAGGTGACGGCATGTGTGCTGTGAGTGAAACAGCGAGTATCAAAGATATTCAAACCTATATGGATTCAGTCGATCCATCTACAGTTGTCACGTGTTATACCCGTACCAATGTTGAAGGCTATAGCTTATTGAAACCGACGGTGGCTAAGGCAACCGCAAGTTATCGTCTACTCGATAATCAAGCGGCGTGGACAAACTTCTTGGCGCAAGCCAATGAGCAGGGGAGTCAAGGTTTTGCTTTGGCAGCTACGTCTTTGGATGTGAAAAAAGCCAATAGTGATTTCCCTGAGCCGAAGAATTTATATATAAAAAATAATGCTTCAACCGATACTTATAGTTATAAAATTGCGGATGTTAAAACTAATGTGGTCGCCAATGTTTATTTGTTCTGGTTGGCTGAAATTAAAAAGCAAGGCGAGTCTGGTTTTGCCTATAAGTCTTCATTAGGTGAAGATCCAAGCAATAATTATAAATATCTATTCGTGAAAAACGATAAAAAATCAGTAACCTATAGTTATGATAATCGCTTTATTGTGAGTGGTAATGCAAATCGCACCAATATTTTGGCAGCCTTCAATGAACTCGGAGCGCAAGGTTGTAAATTGATTTATGCAGGCAGTACTTTTACCAATAATGGAACGACCACAGGAACATTCTATGTACCTACCTGTGTCAACAGTAGTGCTCATAATGGAACCTATAGTTATCGTTATTTTGAAATGCCCAAGTCCGATGCGGGATTTTATGATGACAATCCAACCAAGCTGGATGTATTGCTGAAGCAACAAGCTGCTGAAGGTTATCACCTAATTGATAAGGACAATGCGATTCAGTTCTTCAATACTAAAGGCTATTTATTTGAACGCGATAGTGAAAGCACAACCAGCATTGAATCAAAAGTTTTTAAAGCAGATGCGATTTATAAACTGGATCTGCCAAGTGAAGTCCAAAATCGTTTACAAGATCAGGGCAATTTAGGCTGGTTCATTAATGTTAAATTAGGTTCAGTGTATAGCAACACGCCAACCTATTTTGATTTAAATACCGGTGTGATTTTCCCGAATTAA
- a CDS encoding DUF6502 family protein, giving the protein MVKPAAPVIINNEQPLPNASGVIPQDAETTLESIFPMMQHIARWLIHSGVGYTDFVAALKPIFYQQALAELERIKQNKTDSAVSLLSGLHRKDVSAFRQQANQASTEAPNFAISVPARVIARWIALDLPHQIPISGEENSFEALVKHISTEKHPRSILFELQRLGVVEQIDQQVVLQQNSFTPDNQMQESKALFSANLSDHLAAGVDNFISEKPFTHLEQAVHAEKLTAASVEALRQLSIQLWQDMAKQLLNAAIQHCDQDQEKDDADYQFRFGVYQYDTQITLQVPYIFKDK; this is encoded by the coding sequence ATGGTCAAACCCGCAGCCCCAGTCATAATAAACAATGAGCAACCTCTGCCGAATGCATCTGGCGTGATTCCACAAGATGCAGAAACCACATTGGAAAGCATTTTTCCAATGATGCAACATATTGCGCGTTGGCTGATTCATTCGGGGGTCGGTTATACTGATTTTGTTGCTGCACTGAAACCGATTTTTTATCAACAGGCATTGGCTGAGTTAGAACGCATCAAACAAAATAAAACCGATTCAGCGGTCAGTTTATTATCAGGGTTACATCGCAAAGATGTCAGTGCCTTTAGACAGCAAGCCAATCAAGCCAGCACTGAAGCCCCTAATTTTGCCATTAGTGTCCCTGCCCGTGTGATTGCACGCTGGATTGCCTTGGATCTTCCTCATCAAATTCCAATCTCTGGTGAGGAAAATAGCTTTGAGGCGTTGGTGAAACATATTTCTACTGAAAAACATCCTCGTTCAATTTTATTCGAATTACAACGCTTAGGTGTCGTTGAGCAAATTGATCAGCAAGTTGTATTACAACAAAATAGCTTTACTCCAGATAATCAGATGCAAGAAAGCAAAGCCCTCTTCTCTGCAAATCTCAGCGACCATTTGGCCGCAGGGGTTGATAACTTTATTAGTGAAAAACCTTTTACCCATCTCGAACAAGCCGTACATGCCGAAAAATTAACAGCAGCATCGGTTGAAGCACTTCGACAGTTGAGTATCCAACTTTGGCAAGACATGGCAAAACAACTCTTAAATGCGGCGATCCAGCATTGTGACCAAGACCAAGAAAAAGATGATGCGGATTATCAATTTCGCTTTGGTGTCTATCAGTACGATACTCAGATAACACTACAAGTGCCTTATATTTTTAAGGATAAATAA